From the genome of Arthrobacter alpinus, one region includes:
- a CDS encoding PH domain-containing protein yields MVEGRFHTDGEETWHRVHPVSPLVRSWVAIAAVLFIFGRNTLDSLFTTGSNGPVLSNAPAALILAVVVVVVAIFGFSFFLSWRFTRYQVTDQHVHINSGVIFRQQRRARIDRVQAIDVVQPLLARAFGLAELKFDVADGGKSAMRLSFLKLDEAKRLRAAILARASGAVIDPDAPSTVAEAPETAILALSPGRIIGSVMFGSLTVATALTLAPIVALAIWFKETSLLFAGFPILLGFVAAYWKAITGDFNFRVALSPDGVRLHYGMLETRAQTIPPGRVQAVGISQGPLWRPFGWYRVHVNVAGYGHENSEHGSRTVLLPAGTIDEVMAVLGLVFPDPGVENPFEVFTAGLRGPATEHGFVHSPRSARWIDPLTWRYNAFRATETALLCRHGIIFRRLQVVPHERTQSISLRQGPLMAVLGLVDFELHSTVGPIRPVVRHMALANGRQLFDEQAARAATARRLHSSERWLAPAVVEPPVVELMQAPYPKNNFQEQHRGD; encoded by the coding sequence TTGGTAGAGGGGCGGTTTCACACCGACGGCGAGGAAACGTGGCACCGGGTCCACCCTGTCTCGCCCCTGGTTCGCAGCTGGGTCGCCATCGCGGCAGTGCTGTTCATCTTTGGCCGGAACACCCTCGATTCTCTGTTCACCACCGGGTCAAATGGTCCTGTTTTGAGCAACGCTCCCGCAGCGCTCATCCTCGCGGTAGTGGTTGTGGTGGTGGCGATTTTTGGTTTCAGCTTCTTCCTGTCTTGGCGCTTCACCCGCTACCAGGTCACCGACCAGCACGTCCACATCAACTCCGGGGTGATCTTCCGCCAGCAACGCCGTGCTCGGATAGACAGGGTCCAGGCGATCGACGTCGTGCAGCCCCTGCTGGCACGTGCATTCGGGCTCGCCGAGCTGAAATTTGATGTGGCCGACGGCGGGAAGTCGGCCATGAGACTGTCTTTCCTCAAACTGGATGAGGCCAAACGGTTGCGTGCGGCCATCCTGGCCCGGGCGTCAGGGGCCGTCATTGACCCCGACGCCCCGTCGACTGTTGCGGAGGCACCGGAGACAGCTATCTTGGCGCTCTCACCAGGACGGATTATCGGCTCGGTGATGTTCGGCAGCCTTACGGTTGCCACTGCCCTAACATTGGCTCCCATTGTTGCCCTGGCCATATGGTTCAAGGAAACCAGTCTCCTTTTCGCTGGCTTCCCGATCCTTCTTGGCTTTGTTGCCGCCTATTGGAAAGCCATCACCGGCGACTTTAACTTCAGGGTGGCGCTCTCACCCGACGGAGTTCGCCTGCATTATGGCATGTTGGAAACCCGGGCGCAAACTATCCCGCCCGGGCGGGTGCAGGCCGTTGGTATCAGCCAGGGCCCGCTGTGGCGGCCCTTTGGTTGGTACCGGGTCCATGTCAACGTGGCCGGTTACGGTCACGAGAACTCGGAGCACGGCTCACGGACAGTCCTGCTACCTGCCGGGACCATCGATGAAGTGATGGCCGTCCTTGGGCTGGTGTTCCCGGATCCCGGGGTTGAGAACCCCTTTGAGGTCTTTACCGCCGGTCTGCGCGGACCCGCCACGGAGCACGGCTTTGTCCACTCGCCACGGTCCGCGCGCTGGATCGACCCCCTCACGTGGAGGTACAACGCGTTCCGGGCCACCGAAACGGCGTTGTTGTGCCGCCACGGGATCATCTTCCGCCGCCTTCAGGTGGTCCCGCACGAGCGCACCCAATCCATCAGCCTGCGCCAGGGCCCCCTCATGGCAGTACTCGGGTTGGTCGATTTCGAGCTCCACTCCACAGTGGGCCCCATCCGGCCAGTGGTGCGCCACATGGCCCTGGCTAACGGCCGCCAACTTTTCGACGAACAAGCGGCCCGGGCCGCAACCGCCCGCCGCCTCCACTCGTCCGAGCGCTGGCTTGCCCCGGCGGTGGTCGAGCCCCCGGTGGTCGAGCTTATGCAGGCCCCTTATCCGAAGAACAACTTTCAGGAGCAACATCGTGGCGATTAA